Proteins encoded within one genomic window of Bacteroides sedimenti:
- a CDS encoding leucine-rich repeat domain-containing protein — translation MKTNTIRCMLLVLFAVQSWGLQAQDVTYTVRIETPGTLSSQIPASEKYKISHLTVSGKLNGLDIDFIRDMAGVARALKPLKEYSYETVYAYEDSITEGKLAVLDLSKAEIMVGSSYLIHGSKVICENGNKYFREEYYQTKGDNWIGDYMFSGCISLTSVTIPDNLNSFGIEPFSGCLNMKSLIASDKNRKFSSQDGVLFNKSKTQLIACLASESSYKIPASVVSVAANAFAGCKGLVSVTIPGNVASIGTNAFKDCASLKEMIIEDGNNQLLMGDYSLKYGTVIDFIFPESPLEKVYVGRVLSNNDRECSPFAFFKKSIRQVTVGEGMNAIGSNAFLGCTSLISISIPASVKSIGSQAFYHCSSLTSVALPNRISYIGGNAFSDCSALTSIVIPDSVRCIRAGTFANCTSLMSLSIPDNVTSVIGNAFEGCTGVRSITIGDSLTWIMNDAFTGCTGLKEFIVSGGNPKYTVVDGVLFNKEKTQLFAYPNARSASYTIPEGVRFIADKAFSGCIKLNSITMPVSVRLIGTQSFYGCTGLTSVDIPNSVTTIGCKSFANSTGLTTVNIGSGVNSIYPDAFSGCRDLKEFIVSSGNAAYCSENGVLFTKDKKYLYAYPKAKSAIYTIPSYVTFIGEEAFSNCIGLKELHCSSIAPPRAYTSSFNGMDKALCKLYVPKGSRIFYNSADNWGFGNIIEE, via the coding sequence ATGAAAACAAACACAATCAGATGCATGTTGCTTGTATTGTTTGCAGTACAAAGTTGGGGACTGCAGGCTCAAGATGTGACTTATACAGTCAGGATAGAAACTCCGGGGACGTTATCGTCTCAGATTCCCGCTTCGGAAAAATATAAGATATCCCATCTCACGGTATCCGGTAAGCTGAATGGATTGGATATTGATTTCATTCGTGACATGGCTGGTGTCGCTCGGGCTTTGAAACCCCTCAAGGAGTATTCGTATGAAACAGTTTATGCCTATGAAGATTCAATAACGGAAGGCAAGCTTGCAGTGCTCGATCTTTCAAAAGCAGAGATTATGGTTGGAAGCTCTTATCTGATTCACGGCAGTAAGGTGATTTGTGAAAATGGCAATAAGTATTTCAGGGAAGAATACTATCAGACAAAAGGGGACAACTGGATAGGCGATTATATGTTCAGCGGTTGTATTAGTTTGACTTCCGTCACCATCCCTGATAATCTAAACTCATTTGGAATAGAGCCTTTTAGCGGATGCTTAAACATGAAAAGTTTAATTGCATCGGACAAGAATAGGAAGTTTTCCAGTCAGGACGGCGTGCTGTTTAATAAGAGCAAGACCCAGCTGATAGCTTGTCTGGCATCAGAGTCGTCTTATAAGATTCCCGCGAGTGTTGTCTCTGTTGCCGCTAATGCATTTGCTGGTTGCAAAGGCCTCGTTTCTGTCACTATTCCCGGCAATGTGGCTTCGATAGGCACAAATGCCTTTAAGGATTGTGCTTCCCTGAAAGAGATGATTATAGAAGATGGAAATAATCAGCTTTTGATGGGGGATTACTCACTTAAATACGGCACGGTTATTGATTTTATTTTTCCCGAGAGTCCGTTGGAGAAGGTGTATGTTGGAAGGGTATTGTCTAACAACGACCGCGAGTGCTCTCCTTTCGCGTTCTTTAAAAAGAGCATTAGGCAGGTGACTGTAGGAGAGGGGATGAATGCAATTGGGAGCAATGCCTTTTTAGGTTGCACCAGCTTGATTTCCATTTCTATTCCGGCAAGTGTGAAGTCCATTGGCAGTCAGGCTTTTTACCACTGCTCCTCATTAACATCCGTTGCATTACCTAATCGCATCAGCTATATTGGCGGGAATGCCTTTTCCGATTGCAGCGCACTGACTTCCATTGTTATTCCTGATAGTGTAAGATGCATCAGAGCCGGGACTTTTGCCAATTGTACATCACTTATGTCATTATCTATCCCAGACAATGTAACTTCTGTCATTGGGAATGCTTTTGAAGGTTGCACCGGAGTGAGATCCATCACAATAGGTGATAGCCTGACTTGGATAATGAATGACGCCTTCACCGGTTGCACGGGATTAAAAGAGTTCATCGTTTCTGGAGGGAATCCGAAGTACACGGTTGTGGATGGGGTTTTATTCAACAAGGAGAAGACTCAGCTGTTTGCTTATCCCAATGCCCGCTCAGCTTCTTACACAATCCCCGAAGGAGTAAGATTTATTGCCGACAAAGCCTTTTCGGGCTGTATAAAGTTGAATTCAATAACAATGCCTGTCAGCGTTAGACTGATAGGGACCCAATCGTTTTATGGCTGCACGGGATTAACTTCCGTTGATATCCCCAACAGTGTCACTACAATTGGTTGCAAGTCATTTGCTAATAGTACGGGGCTGACTACGGTAAACATTGGCAGTGGAGTTAATTCCATCTACCCGGATGCGTTTTCGGGGTGCAGAGACCTGAAAGAATTTATAGTTTCCTCAGGCAATGCAGCTTATTGTTCCGAAAATGGAGTGCTGTTCACAAAAGACAAAAAGTACCTGTATGCTTACCCCAAAGCAAAGTCGGCTATTTATACAATTCCTTCTTATGTAACCTTTATTGGAGAAGAAGCTTTTTCTAACTGTATCGGATTAAAAGAACTGCATTGCTCATCCATAGCTCCTCCACGTGCCTATACGTCCTCTTTTAACGGGATGGATAAAGCTCTTTGTAAGTTGTATGTTCCTAAAGGAAGCCGGATTTTTTATAATAGTGCCGACAATTGGGGATTTGGAAATATTATTGAAGAGTAA
- a CDS encoding leucine-rich repeat protein has product MKKRYLIAILALMVYIIPIYASVSKTVNVATSGTLSSLLTSTELTTVTKLTVTGQIDQRDFVTMAKASMPALDSLDISGTIVNKYSYYEANTIPSQAFYGCTGLKSILLPSQLQVIDTYAFYNCTGLKNVVFPSTLTTINTQAFYNCTGLASVALPASLNLIGQSAFQGCKGLTGITFPSSMNTIESNAFYGCTGLKTADFSASSINTIESGAFNGCTALKNISFPDALNTLGQSAFQGCTGLTSVVFKDNLTSIEPYVFYGCTSLSSADLPNNLTNIGTYAFYNCTSLKTMDLASTLTNIGDGAFYGCTGLTAITFPDAVNIIGTYAFYGCTGLKTLALPSSLTTIGGSAFYGCSGVTSVTFPDGLNTIGDQAFRGCTGLKTVALPNTVNTLGQTTFYGCTGLTTVNLPDELTKLESSVFNGCSSLKTIDLPSTLTTIEANAFSNCISLPSTTITLPEGLTTLGTYAFSGCISLTNMPLPESLTTLQSSVFYGCSGLTSVKLSESLISIGDYAFYNCTSLNKVSLPASLMIINSGAFYNCTGLTEIRTYKETPQTIESSVFQNVSRSACKLVVPIGSIPTYQAAEVWKTFLNIGDPTAIPPSEIISHAKVWSTGGSVYVTSDLPMDKVEVYSVLGTILNKQVAERYACQMSMNNEKVVIVRVTYMDGTSEVIKVVNDL; this is encoded by the coding sequence ATGAAAAAGAGATACTTAATTGCAATTTTGGCATTAATGGTATATATCATACCAATATATGCTAGTGTAAGCAAAACTGTTAATGTAGCAACATCAGGTACATTAAGCTCACTGCTAACTTCTACTGAACTGACTACGGTAACCAAATTAACGGTAACCGGACAAATTGACCAGAGAGACTTTGTAACAATGGCTAAAGCCAGCATGCCTGCTTTAGACAGCCTTGATATCAGCGGTACTATTGTTAATAAATACAGCTATTACGAGGCAAATACAATTCCATCTCAAGCATTTTACGGTTGCACTGGCTTAAAAAGCATCTTGCTTCCCAGCCAACTTCAGGTTATTGATACCTATGCATTTTATAATTGTACAGGATTAAAAAACGTTGTATTTCCAAGTACATTGACAACTATTAATACTCAGGCTTTTTACAATTGTACAGGTCTTGCATCGGTTGCATTGCCGGCTTCACTGAATTTAATCGGACAATCGGCTTTTCAAGGCTGTAAGGGATTAACAGGAATTACATTTCCTTCCTCAATGAATACAATTGAATCAAATGCCTTTTACGGTTGTACGGGACTAAAAACTGCTGATTTTTCAGCTAGTTCCATCAACACAATAGAATCAGGAGCATTTAACGGATGTACAGCATTGAAGAACATCTCTTTCCCAGATGCACTCAACACATTGGGACAATCCGCTTTTCAAGGGTGCACCGGCTTGACTAGTGTAGTATTCAAGGACAACCTTACCTCTATTGAACCATACGTTTTCTATGGATGCACAAGCTTAAGCAGTGCTGATCTTCCTAATAACTTGACTAACATAGGTACGTATGCATTTTATAATTGCACAAGCTTGAAGACAATGGATCTTGCATCGACATTAACCAATATTGGAGATGGAGCGTTCTACGGTTGTACAGGTCTGACCGCTATTACCTTTCCTGATGCGGTAAACATTATAGGTACATATGCTTTTTATGGTTGCACAGGATTGAAAACTTTGGCATTGCCGAGCTCACTAACCACTATTGGTGGATCGGCCTTTTATGGTTGCAGCGGGGTAACAAGCGTTACTTTTCCTGATGGATTGAATACAATTGGCGACCAAGCATTCAGAGGTTGCACAGGATTGAAAACGGTCGCCCTGCCAAATACTGTTAACACCTTAGGACAAACAACCTTTTATGGCTGTACCGGATTGACAACTGTTAATCTTCCGGACGAATTAACAAAACTAGAGTCTAGTGTATTTAACGGATGCAGCAGTTTGAAAACAATCGACCTGCCATCTACCCTTACAACCATTGAAGCTAATGCCTTTAGTAATTGTATTAGTTTGCCAAGCACAACAATTACCCTGCCCGAAGGGCTTACAACTTTAGGAACATATGCCTTCTCCGGCTGTATCAGCTTGACAAATATGCCGCTTCCTGAATCCCTCACCACATTGCAATCAAGTGTATTTTATGGCTGTAGCGGTTTAACAAGCGTAAAGCTATCAGAATCTCTGATTTCAATTGGCGATTATGCATTCTATAATTGCACCTCACTGAATAAAGTCAGTCTGCCTGCTTCACTTATGATTATTAATTCGGGAGCTTTCTATAATTGTACCGGATTAACTGAAATTAGGACTTATAAGGAAACTCCTCAGACAATTGAATCCAGTGTTTTCCAAAACGTAAGCCGGTCAGCTTGCAAGCTGGTTGTTCCTATTGGTTCAATCCCAACTTATCAAGCAGCTGAAGTATGGAAAACATTCCTGAATATTGGCGATCCTACAGCAATTCCGCCTTCAGAAATCATTTCTCATGCAAAAGTATGGAGTACTGGAGGTTCTGTTTATGTGACCAGCGATTTACCTATGGATAAGGTGGAAGTTTACTCAGTACTTGGAACTATCCTCAATAAGCAGGTTGCAGAAAGATATGCCTGCCAGATGAGTATGAATAATGAAAAGGTAGTTATTGTACGTGTAACCTACATGGATGGAACATCCGAAGTTATAAAGGTGGTTAACGACCTATAA
- a CDS encoding leucine-rich repeat protein, translating to MDIPNTVTYIGAFTFMNFIGLTSIIIPDKVLYLGDHEFDGCYSLNEMCIISP from the coding sequence ATCGACATCCCTAATACTGTTACATATATCGGGGCATTCACATTTATGAATTTTATAGGGCTGACGTCGATAATCATCCCTGATAAGGTGCTTTATCTTGGTGATCATGAATTTGACGGATGTTATAGTCTGAACGAGATGTGCATCATTTCTCCATAA
- a CDS encoding M56 family metallopeptidase: MAPEFVYFLKINIGIALFYAFYRLFFYRDTFFHWRRYALLAFMGISFLYPLLNIQDWVKEQEPMKEIVTIYAANMLPEVTPQQSTLWEQLTGNICPILYWLGIGALILRFLVQLVSICIIARRSRKVVINGITIRIPEKSAAPFSFFHWIFISPELHTENEFREILIHEETHTCQWHSADVVLSELFNIFCWVNPFAWLIKREIRNNLEYMADNRVVLSIHDTKSYQYHLLGLASQKASAHLCNSFNILPLKNRIVMMNKRRTKGIAKTKYVMFFPLAALLMLFSNIEAVARITGKFAEEIISPLTTETSNNADAEAGDSSDQERDGDTEVYTAVESMPRYPGGEIALLSYISRNLKYPTESKLKGVEGKVYVRFVVTKTGEISNARIMRSLDKDCDAEAIRVIMGMPRWEPGKQNGKVVNVYYVIPISFRLNSDKSATQGVEGDFGSGMENGETNNKNATGEGSSSNVYTAVEQMPQFPGGETALMRYIFDNIKYPSSSHQNGVQGKVYTEVTISETGEVKNAKILRSLDPFCDAEALRVVNSLPKWIPGKQNGVNVPVKYVLPITFKLQ, from the coding sequence TGTTCTATGCCTTTTATCGGTTGTTTTTTTATCGCGATACTTTCTTTCACTGGCGCAGATATGCTCTGCTGGCCTTTATGGGTATCTCGTTTCTTTATCCATTGTTGAATATTCAGGATTGGGTAAAAGAACAGGAACCAATGAAAGAGATTGTAACCATCTATGCGGCAAATATGCTGCCCGAAGTCACTCCTCAACAGAGTACTCTCTGGGAGCAACTGACCGGCAATATTTGTCCGATACTCTACTGGTTGGGTATTGGTGCCCTAATTCTGCGTTTCCTTGTTCAGTTGGTTAGCATCTGTATTATTGCCAGACGTTCCAGAAAAGTGGTAATCAATGGAATTACCATACGGATCCCTGAAAAATCGGCTGCGCCATTCTCCTTTTTTCATTGGATATTTATCTCTCCGGAACTGCATACCGAAAATGAATTCCGGGAAATCCTGATTCATGAAGAGACGCATACCTGTCAGTGGCACTCGGCCGATGTGGTTTTAAGCGAACTGTTCAATATCTTTTGCTGGGTTAATCCATTTGCCTGGCTCATTAAGCGGGAAATCCGCAACAATCTTGAATATATGGCAGATAATCGGGTCGTACTCTCCATTCACGACACCAAGAGTTACCAGTATCATTTATTGGGATTGGCCAGTCAGAAAGCATCGGCTCATTTATGCAATTCATTCAATATATTGCCTTTGAAGAACAGAATCGTCATGATGAACAAAAGAAGGACGAAGGGCATTGCTAAAACAAAATATGTGATGTTTTTTCCGCTCGCTGCCTTGCTGATGCTGTTCAGCAATATTGAAGCGGTAGCCCGGATAACCGGAAAATTTGCTGAAGAGATTATATCTCCATTGACTACGGAAACAAGTAACAATGCGGATGCTGAAGCGGGAGACAGCTCAGACCAAGAGAGGGATGGCGACACCGAAGTTTACACGGCAGTAGAAAGTATGCCACGATATCCTGGAGGTGAAATTGCTCTGTTAAGCTATATAAGTAGAAATTTGAAATATCCGACAGAATCGAAGTTGAAAGGGGTGGAAGGCAAAGTGTATGTTCGTTTTGTTGTTACAAAAACCGGAGAAATAAGCAATGCCCGAATTATGAGGTCGTTAGATAAAGACTGCGATGCCGAAGCCATACGTGTGATAATGGGAATGCCTAGATGGGAGCCGGGGAAACAAAACGGGAAAGTGGTGAATGTATATTATGTGATTCCAATCAGTTTCCGGCTTAATAGCGACAAAAGCGCAACTCAAGGTGTTGAGGGTGACTTTGGCTCCGGAATGGAGAATGGTGAAACGAACAATAAAAATGCAACCGGCGAAGGCTCTTCCTCTAACGTCTATACAGCAGTAGAACAAATGCCTCAATTTCCTGGAGGAGAGACTGCTTTAATGAGGTATATATTCGATAATATTAAGTATCCCTCTTCTTCTCACCAAAATGGAGTGCAAGGAAAGGTCTATACAGAAGTTACGATTTCCGAAACCGGCGAAGTGAAGAATGCAAAAATCCTTCGTTCACTCGACCCCTTTTGCGATGCAGAAGCGCTTCGGGTGGTAAACAGTCTGCCTAAATGGATTCCGGGAAAACAAAATGGCGTAAATGTTCCCGTGAAATATGTGCTTCCAATAACGTTCAAACTTCAATAA